gtgaattttttttatagtttgATTGTGTATGGTGTGTAAAGTTTTACGCGACAATTTTTAGGTAAATTTTGTGGGAGACGAGTTTATGTCCACTGTTAATTCTTTTGAGTCAATATTGTACTGTTAGTTATAGAGGTACATACAACATCTATGTGAAAAACACCCATCATTTGAATATCAGGGTTGCACGTCTACTTCATTACGGTGACAGTTAGCGTTACAAGCATGGATGCATGAATGAATGTAACAAGCTAATCAAGAGCATAATATTTAGAGCAAATAACTCAAAAGTATCATACAACAATTTAGTTTATAAATAACTtactacttaatttgataaaacaaataaaaatcaaatgatGATAAGTTGTCatatgtcataaaatattttatttttttactccTCTTTGACCCATAGTGTTTGCTACCATCAATGAAGAGGTTATTTGCTACTGttgattataaaaactaattgctactgtcgactataaaaattaactgctactgtcgaatTAAAAATCAGTTGCTATTGTTGACTTGGAAGACACCTGCTACTATTGACTTGGAAGGTACATGTTACTATCAACTATaaatctaactgctactgtcgacttggaaagtacatgctactgtcaactataaatctagcttctactgtcgactgagaaactaactgctaccttggtttttggtgagtaaaatttgaaatttcaaaatttctcaaaacatatgcaatatggtacttaaatgaaatcTCATGGTACTTAAAtttgccgaaaaaaaaactaaaaattaaGGAGAGATAAATTTGTTAGATCTAGGAGTGacattaataaaaatattttaattttttttattaattaattaatccgttttgttttacttattctttgtataagaaatatgaaaaatgagtttttaattaattcaaatgtAGTCTATTACTAATAAATAATTTCTCCTAATATTAAATCGTAGCTGGCTCCTTACTTTTCTATCCTAAAAGAATTAGAACTATGGacagtaaaaaaataataacaaagGTGTTTAGGAAATTTCGCTTTGTTGAGAAACTATATTCTTTTCTGTTAGTAACTGAAACTTTCCCTTCAGTCTCAAGTCAAACCAGTCCAGCTGTCCTATCCTTAGGGCCTGTTTGGCACGTGGCAGAAACAAATAATCACTTTGAATTTTACTCTCACAGAAGAAGCACAGTAAAAGCGTTTCCAAACGCACCTCCCATCGTCACTGCAACAACCTTTACTAAACCGCCACTCCCTCCATTCTTTCTCTCCCTTCCATTTTAATTTCTCCTCAAGAAAAGTTCTCCATTCTTTCTCTCCAAGAAAGTCATCAATGGCTTCATCGGGAAGTTCATCGGAAACCGTCAAGCGCACCCTCCACATCGCAAGCTTGTTGCCCTGGATGGACAAGGCCTACCTTGGCGAAGTCTGCTTCCCAGATTTCAAGAAGCATGTAAGGCCATTCAATCGATAGCTCTGTTTTGGTCTTTGTGCTTTTGTTTGGGCATGTTCTACGCCTCTTTCATGAACCCAGTTCTAAACTTTGGTTTGTGCTTTTGTTTGGGAATGTTGTACGCCTCTTACATGAACCCAGTTCTTAACTTTTCTCTGTGCTTTTGTTTGGAAATGTTGTATGCCTCTTTCAAGAACCCACTTCTTTACTTTGCTTTGTGCTTTTGTCTGCGAACGTTGTATGCCTCTTTCATGAGCCCAGTTCTTAACTTTGCGTTGTGCTTTTGTTTGGTAATGTTGTATGCCTGTTTCAAGGACTGGGTTAATCAAACAATGTTGTAATCTTTGCTCCATCTTATGGTGCTCCTGTAATGGGGCGTTGTGCTTTGTTTGTTAATTCATAACCTCTTTCAATCTGTTTGGGAATCTTTCATGGGTTAGGATGTTTTGGGGTCCCCTGTATCAGTTGTTTGCTGTTTGGATAGAAAACTTATCTAATGCTATGTTTTACCTGTTTGTAGATCACGGGGGTGAAATTTGTCAGCCAGAAACATTGTAATAGATATGCGTTCATTGAATTTACCTCGGGTGAGATAGCGGAAGAGGTCTTGAAGAaataccaaaacaaaaacatgccGAGGACAGAACTGAAGTTCGCTCTGAATTGGAGAAAGAAGCCGCCGCAATCTACAAACACATCTCAAGGAGGTACATTCTTTCCCATCTGGTGTTTGATTGTAGTCTGTATAAAGTAATTCATTCACACCTATATCAGACCATTCAATGGATTAGATTGTATTGTGCGCTCAACTTGCTGTTGCCTGTTGGAATGTTGCTTTTAATTTACCAGTATACCTTCATTAGCTTATCAGGTGAACTTTTTGTTAATTGTGTTTTTGATATTGATTCTGGAACTGCTGTTGGAAAGTTGTTCTTATATGTTTCTCACTGCAGCTGCCTACCCAAGTACCCATCCAGAGGATGCAGATCCAGTTCGACCATTGGCGAGTTCTTCATCATTGAAAAAACCAAACCACACCCTCTACATCTCTGGGTTGAAGCGTTGGATGCGGGAGGATTACCTTCGCAACTGCTTCGGAGACTTCTCCAGTCAGGTTTGAGAAATCACAACATTTGTATCTGTAATTAAGGTGCCACGGTTACCGTAATTGTACTTGTTAATTGTTAATCGCAGATCCGCAAGGTGAATTTTGATGTATCAAAGGTGACATTGAAGCATACACATGCCTACCTTGAATTTGCGACCCCTGAGGTTGCTGGAATGGTACTGCACAGCTTCCACAACAAGATCATGCCCAAAACAAACAATATCTGGAGGTTCAATCTGGAGTGGGCTCGTTGGCAACCTAGGGTGAAGGTGAAACAGTCATCATCTGCAGGTATGGGTCACAAACCCAATTACACACGGTTGGTTACAAGGAAAAtaccttttttgtttttggttcacCCTAATATTGGCCCTGATCTGCAGGAAGCAAAATTCTCTGCATCAACAATCTGGGGGAAGGGATGGGAGAGGACTTCATTCGACATGTATTCCCTTCTCACTTGCAGAGCCATGTAAGACATCTTTGTGAGTGTTGATTCGAATTTActtgcattttttttcaattaatcTTAAATTTGTTTTAGATTTTGAAGGTGACATTGTTTGAGAAACCCCGCCCACCTTCTGCCATGATTGAATTTTCATCGCATGATGTTGCTGCATCAGCATTGGAGAGATACACTGAGGAATCCGTATGCCGGAAGTTCAGTTTGACATGGTGTCCAACTGAACAACCAGGTACaaatctttatttttattttttatatccctTCTAGTTTCTTTGTGTTGAATCAGTGAGCTTGTTTGCAGGTCCTTCTTTGCCTACTAATCTGCTGAAAAGAAAGAGGGAGTAACCTGAACAATCCTACATCTGCTGATTGAGTTCAGATACAAACATAAGGGTATGTGAgagtattgtttttttttagtttgcaACCTGGGATAATTTTC
This is a stretch of genomic DNA from Argentina anserina chromosome 4, drPotAnse1.1, whole genome shotgun sequence. It encodes these proteins:
- the LOC126791319 gene encoding uncharacterized protein LOC126791319 gives rise to the protein MREDYLRNCFGDFSSQIRKVNFDVSKVTLKHTHAYLEFATPEVAGMVLHSFHNKIMPKTNNIWRFNLEWARWQPRVKVKQSSSAGSKILCINNLGEGMGEDFIRHVFPSHLQSHILKVTLFEKPRPPSAMIEFSSHDVAASALERYTEESVCRKFSLTWCPTEQPGPSLPTNLLKRKRE